The following proteins come from a genomic window of Calditrichota bacterium:
- a CDS encoding carbohydrate kinase, with protein sequence MTEKQFRIVGIGEILWDIYGEQKFLGGAPANFAIHCAQLGDIGIVLSRVGKDQLGEDIKQALSRRNIDASFVQIDADKPTGTVEVELDEKGKPRFNCHTDVAFDYLQATSESKNLLQSADAILFGTLAQRNSSSREAIQTLVKSAKNTLKIYDINLRGWNDEIKKTALRSLQIADIVKLNDDEVAILKSNLAPKRSDVDFLKELVHKYNLKLAALTLGERGCILTDGVALARENGIKVTVKDTTGCGDAFAASLVHYFLRNASLSEIARQSNLVGAFVAQFKGATPIYTMSDVENFTLKINGQS encoded by the coding sequence ATGACAGAAAAACAATTTCGCATCGTGGGAATCGGGGAAATTCTGTGGGACATTTACGGCGAGCAAAAATTCTTGGGCGGCGCGCCGGCAAATTTTGCCATTCACTGCGCACAATTGGGAGACATTGGAATTGTCCTCAGTCGCGTCGGGAAAGATCAATTGGGCGAAGATATCAAACAAGCGCTTTCCCGGCGAAATATCGACGCCAGCTTTGTCCAGATTGACGCTGACAAACCGACAGGGACTGTGGAAGTCGAGTTGGACGAAAAAGGAAAGCCCCGCTTCAATTGCCACACCGATGTAGCGTTTGATTATCTTCAAGCCACGTCGGAGAGCAAAAATCTGCTGCAAAGCGCCGACGCAATTCTCTTTGGCACGCTGGCGCAACGAAATTCCTCCTCACGCGAGGCGATACAGACGCTGGTGAAATCGGCAAAAAATACGCTGAAAATTTATGACATCAATTTGCGCGGCTGGAACGACGAAATCAAAAAAACCGCTCTTCGTTCGCTTCAAATTGCTGATATTGTCAAATTAAACGACGACGAAGTTGCCATTTTGAAAAGCAATCTCGCACCGAAAAGAAGCGATGTTGACTTTTTGAAAGAACTTGTTCACAAATACAATTTGAAACTTGCGGCCCTGACTTTAGGCGAACGCGGTTGCATTTTGACTGACGGCGTCGCATTAGCACGGGAAAACGGCATCAAAGTCACTGTGAAAGACACTACCGGCTGCGGTGATGCTTTTGCCGCGTCGCTGGTTCACTATTTTCTGCGAAATGCGTCGCTATCCGAGATCGCGCGTCAGAGCAATCTGGTGGGCGCATTCGTGGCTCAGTTTAAAGGCGCCACGCCAATTTACACAATGTCCGACGTGGAAAATTTCACGCTGAAAATTAACGGACAAAGCTGA
- a CDS encoding PBP1A family penicillin-binding protein: MINLNKRKIIVASTGIVVLILLVIFLLIAFSLPRLPENLHNMALSTPTEIYADNGELILSLTNRQPVPLSQISPYFVKAILSMEDTDFFKHHGWNKKGLLRAIFLHLKTLRRQGGGSSITQQLAKNMFFTFDRSWSRKFKELLIACQIETRYSKDEILEAYCNQIDFGSNSFGVEQASQTYFAKHADELNLAEAAFLANLTRWPTRYNPYLNFDIAKERQKIVLSRMAKVGFITQEQREQALAAPIELKRLNLLYGKASYFLDHVKNQVEKLYNPEILSYGGLKIFTTIDTRLQNFAQKAVEDELVKLDKRLGFHEYELATTEEKKNYLQAALVAIDPRNGKLKAMVGGRDWSVSQFNRAISNNRQPGSAFKPFVYLAAIDIGKYNPASVVLDSAVTFTFGKQKWSPPNYDHRYRGPITLKTALTNSVNVIAAKLIADIKPETVVRYARLMGIESPLPPLLSLALGASGVSPLELCRAYCPFANGGINREPLMIKYIENPQGAILNEFNNQSRQVIDAQTIYLVLDMLSSVIENGTGKNVRRLGFNRPCAGKTGTTDNGRDAWFVGFTPQLVTAVWVGFDDFRPIKDKNGRELTGASAAIPLWVNFMKQAHAGERYRTFPIPEGIIFAYVDPSTGEIVPQTFPGAQQVALKAGTRLPIKDLSARESAPDTIAVTPDSLARLRNNDAVNF, encoded by the coding sequence ATGATAAATTTGAATAAAAGAAAAATTATTGTGGCGTCAACGGGAATAGTTGTTTTAATTCTACTTGTCATTTTTCTGTTGATCGCGTTTTCTTTGCCGAGACTACCGGAAAATTTGCACAACATGGCATTGAGCACGCCAACTGAAATTTACGCCGACAACGGAGAACTCATTCTTTCTTTGACCAATCGACAGCCTGTTCCTCTTTCGCAAATTTCGCCTTATTTCGTCAAAGCAATTCTTTCCATGGAAGACACGGATTTTTTCAAACATCACGGTTGGAACAAAAAGGGACTTTTGCGCGCCATTTTTCTGCATCTGAAGACTTTGCGACGCCAAGGCGGCGGTAGCAGTATCACGCAGCAATTGGCAAAAAATATGTTTTTCACATTTGACCGCAGTTGGAGCCGAAAATTCAAAGAATTGCTCATTGCCTGTCAAATCGAAACGCGCTACAGCAAAGACGAAATATTAGAAGCCTATTGCAACCAGATTGATTTTGGCTCCAATTCTTTCGGCGTGGAACAGGCATCGCAAACTTATTTTGCCAAGCACGCCGACGAACTAAATTTAGCGGAAGCCGCTTTTTTGGCAAATCTCACTCGCTGGCCCACACGCTACAATCCGTATTTGAATTTTGATATTGCCAAAGAGCGCCAAAAAATCGTTCTTTCTCGCATGGCAAAAGTCGGTTTTATTACGCAGGAACAGAGAGAACAGGCGCTTGCTGCGCCGATCGAATTGAAGCGATTGAATCTGCTGTACGGCAAGGCGAGCTATTTTCTCGACCACGTAAAAAATCAAGTGGAAAAACTCTACAACCCGGAAATCCTTTCCTACGGCGGCTTGAAAATTTTCACTACTATTGACACGAGGCTGCAAAATTTTGCCCAGAAAGCTGTGGAAGATGAATTAGTGAAGTTGGATAAACGACTCGGTTTTCACGAATACGAACTGGCGACGACCGAGGAGAAAAAAAATTACCTTCAAGCGGCGCTGGTAGCAATCGATCCGCGCAACGGAAAATTGAAAGCGATGGTCGGCGGCAGAGATTGGAGCGTGAGCCAATTCAACCGCGCTATTAGCAACAACCGCCAACCGGGTTCTGCGTTCAAACCATTTGTTTATCTTGCCGCCATCGACATTGGCAAATACAATCCGGCAAGCGTGGTATTGGATTCTGCGGTGACTTTCACTTTCGGAAAACAAAAATGGTCCCCTCCCAATTACGATCACAGATACCGCGGCCCGATTACCCTGAAAACAGCGCTCACCAATTCCGTAAACGTCATTGCAGCGAAACTCATCGCGGACATTAAACCGGAAACAGTGGTCCGTTACGCCCGGCTAATGGGCATTGAAAGTCCGCTGCCGCCGCTGCTTTCTTTGGCGCTGGGCGCTTCCGGGGTTTCGCCGCTGGAACTCTGTCGGGCGTACTGTCCGTTCGCCAACGGAGGAATCAATCGCGAGCCTTTGATGATTAAATACATTGAAAACCCGCAAGGCGCAATTTTGAATGAATTCAATAATCAGAGCCGGCAAGTTATTGACGCTCAGACGATTTATCTCGTGCTTGATATGTTGAGTTCAGTCATCGAAAACGGAACCGGAAAAAATGTTCGGCGACTGGGATTCAACAGACCCTGCGCCGGAAAAACGGGCACTACCGACAACGGCAGAGACGCCTGGTTTGTCGGTTTCACGCCGCAATTGGTCACTGCGGTCTGGGTCGGATTTGATGACTTCAGACCCATCAAGGACAAAAATGGCAGAGAGCTCACTGGCGCCAGCGCGGCGATTCCGCTCTGGGTAAATTTCATGAAACAAGCGCACGCCGGAGAAAGGTATCGCACTTTTCCCATTCCCGAAGGCATCATTTTTGCGTATGTCGATCCCAGCACCGGCGAGATTGTGCCGCAAACTTTCCCCGGCGCGCAGCAGGTCGCCTTGAAGGCAGGGACGCGTCTGCCAATCAAAGATCTGAGTGCCAGAGAGAGCGCACCGGACACAATCGCCGTCACTCCGGATTCATTGGCGCGTCTCCGTAACAATGATGCAGTAAATTTTTAA
- a CDS encoding N-acetylmuramoyl-L-alanine amidase: protein MEIKWIESLFFSTDKVANEMIIVHHTGSKNGLINSLQGTIDWFKPDPWRSTQQVSAHYIIPRAEGPLIQMVRDEHSAWHAGKSQWVINGVLRENLNNRSLGIELQGDGELYPYTNFQYEALIWLVRQKMEEFNVPLDLIRGHQEITPRKPDPGPLFDWDRFKRGLTSVTAPGADVPADGDLTDEDGDGIIWLDETDDVKIPSGKDRTILETIKDFFAGLFR from the coding sequence ATGGAAATAAAATGGATTGAAAGTCTTTTCTTCAGCACGGACAAAGTCGCCAACGAAATGATTATCGTTCACCACACCGGGAGCAAAAACGGACTGATTAACAGTTTGCAGGGCACAATCGACTGGTTCAAGCCGGATCCCTGGCGTTCAACGCAACAAGTTTCCGCGCATTACATCATCCCCCGCGCCGAGGGACCACTCATTCAAATGGTGCGCGACGAACACTCTGCCTGGCACGCCGGGAAAAGCCAGTGGGTTATCAATGGTGTCCTTCGGGAAAATTTGAACAATCGCAGCCTTGGCATCGAATTGCAGGGGGACGGAGAACTTTATCCTTACACTAATTTTCAGTACGAGGCATTGATCTGGTTGGTCAGACAAAAAATGGAAGAATTCAACGTGCCGCTGGATTTGATACGCGGGCATCAGGAAATCACACCCCGAAAGCCGGATCCAGGCCCGTTATTTGATTGGGATCGATTCAAGAGAGGCCTCACTTCGGTAACCGCGCCGGGGGCTGATGTGCCTGCGGACGGCGATCTTACCGACGAAGACGGCGACGGCATCATCTGGCTCGATGAGACCGACGATGTGAAAATTCCGTCAGGAAAAGATCGCACGATTTTGGAAACGATCAAGGACTTTTTCGCCGGATTGTTTCGCTAA
- a CDS encoding PLP-dependent transferase — MGKSNWKQPPQNWKARTRAAHIGYDPFLSMGAVRPPIFSVSTFSAETSKKLEHMFRRAYGFDAPMAPEDEWPIYTRVSNPNFIMLCDRLQCLELGAPNAQAIYFPSGLSAIFTAALTVCNPGDTLIFGYPVYGGTDHMFRHVLPQKLGLNVVPVDATDLNKVEDALKKYGKKTSMVFIETPANPSLAMVDIQEIADLTHNFSDGILGVDNTFMSPILQHPFRQGADVVIYSGTKSLGGHSDLIAGFVVDREEKRARKIQSMRSATGPTPSAFDAWLLYRSLDTLEVRVLGAQENAKKVAKFLNNHPKVDRIIYPDFYDKNSPEYKIYQKQCEGPGSMITFDPKGGKDEAYKILDNLRIFGLAVSLGGVESLAESPWFHTHLDVSDEDKRKSNFFPQTIRLSIGLEDADDLCDDLDQALSKI, encoded by the coding sequence ATGGGAAAAAGCAACTGGAAACAACCCCCTCAAAATTGGAAAGCTCGCACTCGCGCTGCTCACATTGGTTATGATCCATTTTTGAGTATGGGCGCGGTGCGCCCGCCAATATTTTCAGTTTCAACATTTTCCGCAGAAACATCGAAAAAATTAGAGCACATGTTTCGACGCGCTTACGGATTTGATGCGCCAATGGCTCCGGAGGACGAGTGGCCCATTTACACCCGAGTCTCAAACCCCAATTTCATCATGCTCTGCGACCGGCTGCAATGCCTGGAATTGGGCGCCCCAAATGCGCAGGCAATTTACTTCCCCAGCGGATTGTCGGCAATTTTTACCGCCGCACTGACAGTCTGCAATCCCGGCGACACATTGATTTTTGGCTACCCGGTGTACGGAGGCACAGATCACATGTTTCGACACGTTCTGCCGCAAAAATTGGGATTGAATGTCGTCCCGGTTGACGCCACAGACCTGAATAAAGTAGAAGATGCGCTGAAAAAATATGGAAAAAAAACAAGCATGGTCTTCATCGAAACGCCGGCGAACCCAAGTCTGGCGATGGTGGACATTCAGGAGATCGCTGATCTCACTCATAATTTTTCAGACGGGATATTAGGAGTGGACAACACTTTCATGTCGCCGATTCTCCAACATCCTTTCCGACAAGGAGCGGACGTAGTCATCTACTCCGGCACAAAATCGCTTGGCGGACATTCCGATCTGATCGCCGGTTTTGTCGTTGATCGCGAGGAAAAAAGAGCGCGAAAAATTCAATCCATGAGAAGTGCAACTGGTCCCACGCCGTCTGCTTTCGACGCCTGGCTGCTGTATAGATCGCTTGACACGTTGGAAGTTCGAGTTCTGGGAGCTCAGGAAAATGCAAAAAAAGTGGCTAAATTTCTCAACAATCACCCCAAAGTTGACAGAATCATTTATCCTGATTTTTATGACAAAAATAGCCCTGAATACAAAATTTACCAGAAACAATGCGAAGGTCCCGGATCGATGATCACTTTCGACCCCAAGGGCGGAAAAGACGAAGCTTACAAAATTCTTGATAATTTGAGAATTTTCGGGCTGGCAGTTTCTCTGGGCGGCGTGGAATCTCTGGCAGAATCACCCTGGTTTCACACGCACCTGGATGTCTCTGACGAAGATAAACGAAAATCAAACTTTTTCCCGCAAACAATACGCCTGTCAATCGGGCTTGAAGATGCCGACGATCTGTGCGATGATCTGGATCAGGCTTTGAGTAAAATATAA
- a CDS encoding hydrogenase expression/formation protein, with protein sequence MKEFLPTGKLRPEFLKTLLENYTFGDESIIVGPDVGVDATVIDMGNQYLIAKTDPITFVADDIGYYAVNINANDIACMGGTPKWFLATLLLPENMTTEKAVEKVFSQISGACRKLKISFCGGHTEISYGIDRPILVGQMLGVVSKQELISAKNAREGDRIILTKGIAIEAVSIIARELKEKIAPEASVEFIEKCQNFIYDPGVSVLKDAKIAMEIGGIHAMHDPTEGGLAQAAHELAEASGLGIRIWEKEIPVLPEAKFLCDLFNLDVIGAIASGALLIVAERKKSTQIIRHLRANEIYARIIGKMTPRDFGAKMVTIAGEERDLPQFSSDEITKIF encoded by the coding sequence GTGAAAGAATTTTTGCCAACGGGAAAATTGAGACCGGAGTTTTTAAAAACGCTGCTTGAAAATTACACTTTCGGCGACGAATCGATTATTGTTGGCCCCGACGTCGGCGTGGATGCGACGGTAATCGACATGGGAAATCAGTATCTGATTGCCAAAACCGATCCCATTACATTTGTAGCGGACGACATCGGCTATTATGCCGTAAACATCAACGCGAACGATATCGCTTGCATGGGAGGCACGCCAAAATGGTTTTTGGCAACGCTTTTGCTTCCGGAAAATATGACAACAGAAAAAGCAGTGGAAAAAGTATTTTCTCAAATCAGCGGTGCATGTCGAAAATTGAAAATTTCCTTCTGTGGCGGCCATACGGAAATTAGCTACGGGATCGATCGTCCGATCCTCGTCGGGCAAATGTTGGGCGTTGTTTCCAAACAAGAACTGATTAGCGCCAAAAATGCGCGCGAGGGCGACAGAATTATTTTGACCAAGGGTATTGCCATCGAAGCGGTTTCCATCATCGCGCGAGAATTAAAAGAAAAAATTGCGCCTGAGGCATCCGTTGAATTCATTGAAAAGTGTCAGAATTTTATCTATGACCCGGGCGTCTCCGTGCTCAAAGATGCGAAAATTGCGATGGAAATTGGCGGGATTCACGCCATGCACGATCCGACCGAAGGCGGTCTGGCGCAAGCGGCGCATGAACTCGCGGAGGCGAGCGGTCTGGGAATTCGCATCTGGGAAAAAGAGATTCCTGTTTTGCCTGAAGCCAAATTCTTGTGCGATTTGTTCAACCTGGATGTGATCGGCGCCATTGCTTCCGGGGCGCTGCTGATCGTCGCCGAACGAAAAAAATCGACGCAAATTATTCGTCATCTGCGCGCAAATGAAATATACGCAAGAATTATCGGGAAAATGACGCCTCGGGATTTTGGCGCAAAAATGGTCACAATCGCCGGAGAGGAACGCGATCTCCCACAATTTTCGTCGGATGAAATCACTAAAATATTTTAA
- a CDS encoding TIGR04076 family protein produces MNAFDLKITVREIKGVCPLFSVGDSFVLQQGYKLKQGNLSAICMHALSSILPYHVALSHNVSAKELGLNAKDENKAFVQCLDPCERTGGGTVIFEIEVLK; encoded by the coding sequence GTGAACGCATTTGATTTAAAAATAACGGTCAGGGAGATTAAGGGCGTCTGTCCGCTGTTCTCAGTCGGCGATAGTTTTGTTCTGCAACAAGGCTATAAATTGAAACAAGGCAATTTATCGGCGATTTGTATGCATGCGCTCAGTTCAATTTTACCGTACCACGTCGCTCTATCTCACAACGTTTCAGCCAAAGAGCTGGGACTCAATGCAAAGGATGAAAACAAAGCCTTCGTCCAATGTCTTGACCCTTGCGAACGAACCGGCGGTGGGACCGTTATTTTCGAGATTGAGGTTCTGAAATGA
- a CDS encoding PAS domain S-box protein → MQLSFTAIVYLPIVFALLFLAFRFLKDWQRSKSIEPLLYFFVFALYALVCLTGVLAGTIYAHNPAGIRWMLIVSSYILSFANAFLGCLFIFYRFPKTSLWLGFLSIFVFGIFVSILTSMADIRPELEPSGGIYWGLPFYISILRFFLYFFALAPLFYVLLVQKVKQSVDHDTKMKYIVLVSILFFVLMVVLVDFIIEPIFQTKALLSELAILFLLVLFMIAYFVFMERVVSKSEKRFRRLVEKMSDMICLIDSNGIIDYANPMQSLILGYPWRDIIGNPVLDFVFREDMDSVKEFIFSKSESKTGERLEFRFVHKDGHTIWVETNGFFFLEAAAEHGESAKLVLASRDITERKMAEEKLNKSLKEKKILVSEIYHRVKNNLATVIGLLAVHASMIKDSQAKTVLLDAKNRIFSMALVHQLLYQSEDFSVIDFKEYVEKLVTNLSRVFRISQRVKIHYELDKIFLNIEVAIPCGLIIHELVTNAFKHAFHENENANLFIKAQKIGDNRYQLTVRDDGAGIQQTLERESPDTLGLKLVKSLVQQIDGDLEIKNENGTEVTIAFSDKQDRISD, encoded by the coding sequence ATGCAGCTTTCATTCACAGCCATTGTTTACTTGCCCATCGTTTTCGCGCTGCTATTTTTAGCTTTCCGATTTTTGAAAGACTGGCAACGCAGCAAGAGTATTGAACCGTTGCTTTATTTTTTCGTGTTCGCTTTGTATGCCCTGGTCTGCCTGACAGGCGTGCTGGCTGGCACTATTTATGCGCATAACCCCGCTGGTATCAGGTGGATGCTCATCGTTAGTTCTTACATATTATCCTTCGCCAATGCATTTTTAGGTTGCCTTTTTATATTTTATCGATTTCCCAAAACGTCTCTCTGGTTAGGATTTTTGAGCATATTTGTGTTTGGCATATTTGTTTCGATATTAACTTCAATGGCGGATATCAGACCTGAATTAGAGCCTAGCGGCGGAATATATTGGGGACTGCCTTTTTATATCAGCATATTGAGGTTTTTTCTCTATTTTTTCGCCCTGGCTCCGCTATTTTATGTTTTATTAGTCCAAAAAGTAAAGCAATCTGTTGATCACGACACAAAGATGAAGTACATTGTTCTGGTTTCAATTTTATTTTTTGTGCTCATGGTAGTTTTGGTCGATTTTATTATTGAACCGATTTTTCAGACAAAAGCTTTGTTGAGCGAATTAGCGATATTATTCCTGCTTGTTTTGTTTATGATTGCCTATTTTGTTTTCATGGAACGCGTAGTATCTAAAAGTGAAAAGAGATTTCGTCGGTTAGTAGAAAAAATGAGCGATATGATTTGCCTGATTGACTCGAACGGCATCATTGATTACGCTAATCCGATGCAAAGTTTAATTCTGGGCTATCCCTGGCGTGACATTATCGGCAATCCCGTTCTGGATTTTGTATTTCGGGAAGACATGGATTCGGTCAAAGAGTTCATTTTTAGCAAGTCTGAATCCAAAACAGGGGAGAGATTGGAATTTCGCTTTGTTCACAAAGATGGACATACAATATGGGTTGAAACTAACGGTTTCTTTTTTCTCGAAGCCGCCGCCGAACATGGCGAGTCCGCCAAATTGGTCCTGGCGAGCAGAGATATCACTGAGCGCAAGATGGCGGAAGAGAAACTCAATAAGTCGTTGAAGGAAAAAAAGATTCTGGTTTCTGAAATTTACCACAGGGTAAAGAACAATCTCGCCACAGTAATTGGCTTATTAGCAGTTCACGCATCGATGATTAAAGACAGCCAGGCGAAGACTGTGCTGCTGGACGCCAAAAACAGAATTTTTTCCATGGCGCTGGTTCATCAACTACTTTACCAATCAGAAGATTTTTCCGTCATTGACTTCAAGGAATATGTAGAAAAATTAGTAACTAACTTATCGAGAGTTTTTCGGATTTCACAGCGCGTGAAAATCCACTATGAGTTGGATAAAATTTTTCTGAATATTGAGGTCGCCATCCCTTGTGGGCTGATTATTCATGAATTAGTTACTAATGCCTTCAAACATGCATTTCACGAAAATGAGAACGCTAATCTTTTCATAAAAGCCCAAAAGATTGGCGATAACCGCTATCAATTGACTGTCCGCGATGATGGCGCCGGGATTCAGCAAACTTTGGAAAGGGAATCCCCAGACACATTGGGCTTGAAGTTGGTAAAAAGCCTCGTTCAACAAATTGACGGCGATCTGGAAATCAAAAACGAGAACGGGACAGAAGTCACAATTGCCTTTAGCGATAAACAGGACAGAATTTCCGATTGA